AAAATCGCTGAGCAGTTGCGCGGTAAGTTTACCGAGGAAGAGGCAATGCAGAAGGTGAATGAAATAACTGCGGGTCTCCATCGCAGTGGCGGTCAAACGGGAGTCGCCTCCGCCAAGCAACCGACGAGTGCAGTTGAGGGAAGCGGTGCAACCGCAGGAGGGGCCAACTCTCAGGTCGCTTCCGTGGAGGATTGGACGgtgaagcaacaaaagatGCTGGAGTTGGGTTTACGGGATTTAAAGGATTACAAGGAAAAGGATAAGTTTCAGAAGATTGCGGCGATGGTTGATGGAAAAAATGCCAGGGAATGCTTCGAGCGGTTTAAGTATCTCTGTGCTATGAATAAGCGCAAgtagcaattttttttttttttactcgcCTCCCTATAAAACATACATGGTCGCGGTGCACGATACTCTTTCTCACCTTAAAAGTAAGTGTACGTGAGGTTAACAGTGGTATCGGCGCGCTGGGCGCCGCCACCGGGCATGCGGTTGCAGTACCCCTTCCAAAGTAAATATCGTACAGTCACAAAGCTGGAAGTTCAAACTCCggattttcttcttttttttttgtgtgtgtgtggtgttgcGGTTTTCTTCGACAGAACTGCACGATTTGATTCTGTGTTGCCGTCTGTCCCAAGCCCTACAcaactgcaaaaaaaaaaaacaactttcCCACCTTTCTTGCCATTCactcaacacacacacaacaaacaaacagctcCTGTCACGGGTTTTTGTCCATTGGGAAAATAGGGTTGGGAGCAAACTGGAGGTTGTAAAggagaagggagggaaaaaggaaacaagggGGCGGCGACGTGCTcccagaaaaaataaataaataaaataggTAACAGTAACGTGGTTACAATTCGTGTATGGACTCCTTTGGAAACCAGAAACATCCGAtgaggcaacaacaacaacaacaacagtccCCTGGGTACCCTGACCAATCTTCATGGGGAGGAACGCAACAGAATGCGATGCTAGAGATCGGGATGCAATACGGGCAGAATGTCCTTCAAGAAAAAAGTCAAGGTTTTATGAGCTACATATCCGTCGTCACGGGATTCCGCCGTTATTTTCGTGTAGATAACCAGTACGTCAAACGCAAGCTCACTATGTTGCTATTCCCTTTTCTATTCAGcatgaaaaaaacagagggtTATAGCAACAACGACTATGAGGAAAGGCGGTATCCTTCAGGATTTGGGGGCGATTCGCCTCCTCCGATGCAAGGCGGCAGTTGGTCACCGACATCAACACAAAGCACGGAACAGGTGCCTCCACCAACTGAAGACGTACATGCATTTGACTTATATGTGCCACTGATGGGTGCTATAACGTACGTAATCCTTTCTGGTTTCCTCTATGGACTACATCACAACAGCGTGCCGAATGAACAACTTGTAGGACCCGCTTGGTCGCTGCTATTTTGGCTTCAAGTGGAAGTTTTCATTCTGAAGCTCGTGTGTCACCTTCTTCGCACCACACCGGCATCAACCATACTCGAGCTCACCGCACTATGTTCCTACAAATACATCACGATTTGCCTTGCTGTGTTGCTGAGAGAGGTTTTGCGTTTGGAAGGTGAAACTGTGTATACTTGGGCAATACTTTTATATGTTGTGCTTGCCAATGCCACATTTGCCGCCAAAACTTTGATGCGCTCGCACCAACGAGAGCAACGCGTTCCGTACAACGCAAAGGTTTTTGCATATGTTACTGCGCTTCTGCAGGCACCCATGACTCTTTGGCTCGCGATACGGCCCTTTCAATAGGCACGTGCGGCTGATAGTCACGTTCCCATTCATGTGTGTTGTGCGTGCCAATTGATATTCCACATATGGTGGAACTGCAAGGAAGTTGGTTTGTCCCTTGCGCTGTTCCACACGCAGCTTTCATTAGTGTTATTGGTGTTgtaattgttgttgttgttgttgttgttgttgttttttataCAGTTGGTTTACCTGACACTTCCTTCCTCAACCTGAAACCTATCGCGGTgccttcttttgtgttttgtgtgtttccgCCGTATTCTTCAACCGGTACCTGTGCATAATGGCCACCGAAGCGGAGAAGGCGCAGGTAGGAACGCATCCCATccaagaaacaaataaattaattaGTAGTTCGAACGTAATGAATAATGAGCGACCGGCGGCGTGGAACTTGAAGGGCCGCAGCGCAGTTGCCGCCTTCGATCCCGTTACACGCCACCGTATCCTCCAGTCGCAAACAATGGCCGCTTGCTTTCATCGTCCGCTAATGGCAACGATGGAGGACCTCATTTCCGTGTCGTACGTCGGCGGATTGAGTGGTCCACTGCGCAAACCTGAACCGTTTATTTGCCTTATTGCGAGGGTGCTGCAAATAACGCCAAACACCGCTATTGTGATGGCAATGCTTCGGCAGGACGTGCATAAATATTTGCGCGTTGCGGCACTCTTCATCATTAGGCTTATTGGAAATGGCACCGCGATGCGTGAGGCTCTTCGGATAGGATGGAATGACTACAGGAAAATACGCGTCTATGGAAGCAAAGATGATTGTACATGTGAAACTAAAAGCCGAGATGGTGAAAAAGCGGATACGAATGAAGTGGAGGGGGAGGCGCTGGTGGCGGCGCCAATTCACGCAATCATGTGCGTAGATGAAATCACGGATCGTTTGTTCAACACCGGGCGAGAGGGTTACAGCAGCACATGGTTAGGAGTTAACTTTTCTCCGCTCCTGTGAAGCACCCTGTCGCCGCGTACAGTTGGGGACGCGATGGGTGCAATATGGAAGGAAAATTAACTGTGACGGGTGCGACGTCACCGGAATAGGGGGCATTTCTCCTGCAGAATCAGTCCCCGGAACGTAACCCCGTCCCCGTGCTCTCGATGtttctcctctctttcttttttttaaactcgTGCGTGCAAGGAAATGAGAAAGGAGTAGGAAGTTCTCCCTTCGGTTTGTTTCCACATCCCAGGATTCCGTTCAGATATTTTCACGGTACCGGTGCCGGGATCTGTGCCCGTGTTTTGCGATAGGAGTTCGACGCGGATGTGGTGGTAAACAGACattgaggaaagggaagcctTCAACACAAATGGAAAGCGCTGACGGAAGGAATCACACGAAGCAGGAATGAGGAGGCGGTTCGAAACATCGGCCGGATGCGCAACGTAAGTAATAGGGATTTGGGGTTCCTAAAACCGACGAATAAATTTAAAGACGCCCAGTCTTGCAGCACCCGCTACACATTCCATGCGAATGTTTTGCGTCGTCTGGAGAGTCCGCGAGCAACAGGCTCCAACGGCGGTTTACCTTCGATGGGGTGGCTGGCGCCACATCTCCTCATTCGTACGGGAGCGACTTATGTGTTGCCCTCCTGAGGAAATAACTGGAAGGGAGAAGCGGAGCGGCTCAACCCAATACTGGAAAGTTCACACAGGAAGCCGTTTAGGCGCAAGCACGTATGGTGGTATCACCACCTGAGTTTCGTGTTTTGTAGGGAAATTAAACAAACCCTAACTCATAAATGCCTCCGCCCGAGtgcttcctctcctctttgAATCACCCATCATCCGCATATGGTGGATGCGGGGAtttgttgtcattattatcgTTGGCGTTACTTGCGAGCAGCGGCCGCATGCGACTACTGgtccctctccttttttagTTAGCGGAAAGGGACGGTCGCAGGAGGGGAAGCGTTTAAAGTAATTTACAAATGTGAAGGTGGAGAATTCAGCACCGTGTCGCCGCGTGGTCCGCAATTCCCTTTCAGCAAGCACACGTGGGAGCCGGGGTTCCGTGAAGGTCTTCCAGACCACCCAACACCACGACTGGAGGAAAAGGCCCGCGTTATGCcttcattttcatatttAAGGGCGAGGAAtttaagaacaaaaacagataagaaaaacgaaagacAAGGCGCGGCACATTTGCAGCAACCGTGCGCGTACTCATATTTATAGTGAGGTGGACTGTACTAGATGTCAGtggcagcaaagaaaaacaactaGAGCAATAACAACCGCTAGCCGCATGGCGGAACGCGACGGCCCGCACCCACACATAACGGTGTCCGCAGCTAAGCGCACTTCATTACTTACCGTGTAATGCAAATATCAACCCGGCAATCGTGAAGGAAGTTAACTGACCCATCCCTCCTTCAGGTGGCAAAACGACCCCGGTTTCCATTTGCAATTCACTTAAGCCTCTGTCCCGGTTCCATTCAACATCCCCGCCAAATGCCAGCTCCAGTCAGTTAGCATCCTGCTTCCCCAACacgtaaaaaataaatacggGATTGGTCCCGATGCTtcgttttcccctctcctccaCATCTTTGAATTATCGACGGGTTTAAGCGGCCCGTTTCTTCAGCACCGTGACACAATTAGCCGAGACTGCTCTCACCCCCATCCGAAGCAGCGATACAAACAGAACACAATGTACCACAACAAATACCAACACAAAATGTTCACAAATCACAGCACTCCTTACCCACAACTCCGCGTACGAAAGCACACAGAGGAAAAATTGTACACTATTTCACACGGAGGCTGTGGGTGTCACAAATATCCAATCATCGCtgaaaacaaacataagCACGACAACGAATGTGAAGGAAATCCCAACCACATACACGTGTACCCAGGACTAAACACTATCAGGCTGGCACTTTGGATTGTAAGTCGAATCTACGCAAAAGACAGTGTTCAGCGATAGGCTTGCACAATTCCTCCTAGAACTTGAGAAACCCCCTACTCACCATAAGctgtactttcttcattctgGAGGAACACTCCACTCAAGGAGAGACTACATACAATGTTGCCTTCCGTATAAGTGGAAATTGTAACCCCTCGCCCCTGTACATTTGGATCGTAAAAAGGTATGTAGAAGTCTTGGGACCCCAAATACGGTATTACAGCCATAGCGAATGGTTGACAATTAAATTGTCAGTAACCCGCACTTGCCCCTTACAACTAGTTCCAACCTAACCTATACAAGTCATTAATAAGACAAATATAGTATTATCTGACACAGATAGTAATAAGCTAATAGCACACTGACAACGCAGCATGATACACAAAAAGAGTTACATAAAGTTTTTAGCTCCCTTGAGATGTCATGGCATCACCAGAGAGCTCTCAAAATAAACCACCGCTATCTTGATAACGGCACTCAGCATTGCTGGCAGTTACtgctaaacaaaaaaaaatgatacaaCATTCATTATTCATcttaacaaaacaaattcaTATGATATTACTTATACACTCACATATTTAAGAATTAAACAATATGCACACGTGTACATGCACAAACCATAAAAAACAGGATGCTACGCAACAATGTTGGTAACGTAACAATAAACtaaaacatacaaaaaagggaaagaattAATAACATAACAACACCAGTTTTCACATCTATATAATAGAAACAATCATTATTCACTTCAGTATCATCACCTTCACCGGCATCCTTACCTCGGTTACTTTTCCATAGCCCagcatcaccaccaagtTTCACCTCAAGAAAtatttcctctgcctcaTGTTGGAATTCTTCCAACTCATGAAGATGACTGTCAGACTCTTTGGCATACTTCGTCATTTCTTGCAGTTGCTCAGTAGCGTTAGTGAGGCGGTTGTACCATGGAATTCCACCATTTTCAAGTGTGTGATTGTAACTGACACATGT
The genomic region above belongs to Trypanosoma brucei gambiense DAL972 chromosome 1, complete sequence and contains:
- a CDS encoding T. brucei spp.-specific protein, coding for MYHNKYQHKMFTNHSTPYPQLRVRKHTEEKLYTISHGGCGCHKYPIIAENKHKHDNECEGNPNHIHVYPGLNTIRLALWIVSRIYAKDSVQR